The proteins below are encoded in one region of Pseudomonadota bacterium:
- a CDS encoding radical SAM protein — translation MIEDEHDTALFPLGIAYVSSALKKQGFSVHTLNLNYVKGEVAEIVLNQVRENRIDVVMTGGLSVQYRVLYDILRAAKQAETLTVVGGGIITAEPAVAMEALQLADIGVVGEGEITSCELAHALQNGSDLQRINGLVFRHGEHYVVTNPRKEIDNLNGLPWPDYEGFEIRKNIAAGSSINGMHHKNTVSMISSRSCPFNCTFCFHTSGHRYRKRSLDSFFEEMDYLVSQYSVECLFLFDELFSKNFERLKDFCTRIKPYNLKWSAAFRVDDVIPEMLPVIKESGCIQMGFGIESADNRVLKSMRKHITIEQTEKALKMVYDFGMISQGNLIFGDPEETVETARNSLNWWQAHKEYSLKLAPIISYPGTFIYKQACERGIIKDKVKFLRDGCPQINLSKMADQEFGNLMREIYDAQMDELRPVNYHIYRVYASAGRVDMTGECELCGEKNDWQNVKLFTTNRVNCRKCHQRLHIPFDSNILKMIEKNVAAILAQYSKVALWGMAAYAVNVIKKFTVLANENIYLIDISESAQHATILGKKIFSPAVINAQGIQAVVALPSDYYTNIKATVAVEHPGVKRVFNMANLIDRLVLPEAPNEHRQEA, via the coding sequence ATGATCGAGGACGAGCATGACACAGCTCTTTTCCCGCTAGGCATTGCTTACGTCTCCAGCGCCCTTAAAAAGCAGGGCTTCTCGGTTCACACCCTCAACCTGAACTATGTGAAGGGAGAGGTTGCTGAAATCGTGCTCAATCAAGTGAGAGAAAACCGCATTGATGTGGTGATGACAGGCGGTCTTTCCGTTCAATACCGCGTCCTTTACGATATTCTTCGCGCAGCCAAACAAGCAGAAACTCTGACGGTGGTCGGGGGAGGCATTATCACTGCCGAACCGGCGGTGGCGATGGAAGCTTTGCAGCTTGCCGACATCGGAGTTGTCGGCGAAGGAGAAATCACCAGTTGTGAATTGGCCCATGCGCTGCAAAACGGATCCGATTTGCAGCGCATTAATGGTTTGGTCTTCAGGCATGGCGAACATTATGTTGTGACGAATCCACGCAAGGAAATTGATAATCTTAATGGTCTTCCTTGGCCCGACTACGAAGGCTTCGAAATCCGGAAGAACATTGCTGCTGGTTCAAGCATTAATGGAATGCACCACAAAAATACGGTCTCCATGATCTCCAGCCGTTCCTGTCCTTTCAATTGCACTTTTTGCTTCCACACCTCTGGACACAGGTATCGAAAACGATCGTTGGATAGTTTTTTCGAGGAGATGGATTACTTGGTTTCACAGTATTCAGTCGAATGCTTGTTCCTGTTTGACGAACTTTTTTCAAAAAACTTCGAAAGACTAAAGGACTTTTGCACGCGGATCAAACCCTATAATCTGAAATGGTCCGCAGCCTTCCGGGTGGATGACGTCATACCGGAGATGCTTCCCGTGATCAAGGAGAGCGGGTGCATCCAGATGGGATTTGGAATTGAAAGTGCCGACAACCGTGTCTTGAAGAGTATGCGAAAGCACATCACCATTGAACAAACCGAGAAAGCCCTTAAGATGGTGTACGATTTTGGTATGATTTCGCAAGGCAATCTGATCTTCGGAGACCCAGAAGAGACTGTGGAGACAGCAAGAAACAGCCTGAACTGGTGGCAAGCTCACAAAGAATATTCACTGAAGCTTGCACCGATTATCTCTTACCCGGGGACCTTTATCTACAAACAGGCGTGTGAGCGAGGAATCATAAAAGATAAAGTCAAATTTCTCCGCGACGGTTGCCCACAGATCAACTTGTCAAAGATGGCTGATCAGGAATTCGGGAACTTGATGCGGGAGATATATGATGCGCAGATGGATGAGCTACGACCGGTCAATTATCACATCTACCGTGTATATGCCTCTGCCGGGCGAGTCGACATGACCGGTGAATGCGAGCTGTGCGGAGAGAAGAATGATTGGCAAAACGTAAAGCTGTTCACTACGAACCGGGTTAATTGCAGAAAATGCCACCAAAGACTACACATCCCATTTGATTCAAACATTCTGAAGATGATCGAAAAGAATGTAGCGGCTATCCTGGCGCAATACTCCAAAGTTGCCTTATGGGGCATGGCAGCTTACGCAGTGAATGTTATCAAAAAGTTCACTGTTTTGGCCAATGAGAATATTTACCTGATTGATATCAGTGAAAGTGCTCAGCATGCGACCATCCTGGGAAAGAAAATTTTCTCACCCGCTGTCATCAATGCACAGGGCATACAGGCCGTGGTGGCGCTTCCCTCGGATTACTATACCAATATTAAGGCGACCGTGGCGGTTGAACACCCAGGAGTTAAAAGGGTCTTCAACATGGCTAACCTGATTGACCGTCTGGTATTGCCGGAAGCGCCTAATGAGCACCGCCAAGAAGCATAG
- a CDS encoding radical SAM protein has product MIKKIIKDALLEISSTNPNLDKIKPMIDELLQQLRKNKIVIYPAGYLGQLLEKTLLEQGIAINFYIDRAADKIKQINNIPVFEPQRLCELSNDTVVLVSANLDSMTQQLSDIVRQYNNQITILNGFETNRLLRYPICSKRIVNGTSLDLVECENCGFERHGCLLCMTYLKKVACATTLEDDWRSKSFTWFGYIVGQACTLKCIHCCEAVPFQKEHKFIPKDVIIEDVQKVAASSQFLTFVELIGGEPFMHPDYKKLVEELLEIENIGYIKSFTNGTIVPSVELCQILKNPRFMLQVSNYEKQATGKLLDNIYATRKILKEQNVPYIFTQNFEWQDFTPFDLHNTEESRLKAVFDACTLRNCNRLYQSILYRCPHQYAGVELGVLEKHAVECVDINAHNERGLADAIEAFENVGYIDACRYCLMPFDAPSVPAGMQLHKNNG; this is encoded by the coding sequence ATGATTAAAAAAATAATTAAAGATGCATTACTGGAAATATCATCTACAAACCCAAATTTGGATAAGATCAAGCCAATGATAGACGAACTGCTGCAACAATTAAGAAAGAATAAAATAGTTATATATCCAGCCGGCTATCTTGGGCAGTTGCTCGAAAAAACATTGTTAGAACAAGGGATTGCAATAAACTTTTACATTGACAGGGCGGCGGATAAAATCAAACAAATAAACAATATTCCTGTTTTTGAACCGCAGCGATTATGTGAGTTATCCAATGATACGGTTGTTCTCGTATCAGCAAATTTAGACTCTATGACACAGCAACTGTCTGATATTGTAAGGCAATACAACAATCAAATTACGATCCTTAATGGATTTGAAACAAACCGATTGCTGAGATATCCCATATGTTCCAAAAGAATAGTTAATGGAACTTCCCTTGATCTTGTAGAATGTGAAAATTGCGGTTTTGAACGTCATGGTTGCTTGCTTTGTATGACTTATTTAAAAAAAGTAGCTTGCGCAACCACGCTTGAAGATGATTGGAGAAGCAAATCTTTTACATGGTTTGGCTATATTGTCGGGCAGGCCTGTACCCTGAAATGTATCCATTGTTGCGAAGCTGTCCCTTTTCAAAAAGAGCACAAATTTATCCCCAAGGATGTGATTATTGAAGATGTTCAGAAGGTAGCGGCATCCAGCCAATTTCTGACTTTTGTTGAGTTGATTGGAGGAGAGCCCTTTATGCACCCTGATTATAAAAAATTAGTGGAAGAACTTTTAGAGATTGAAAATATAGGTTATATTAAATCTTTTACAAACGGAACCATCGTCCCAAGCGTCGAATTGTGTCAAATCTTAAAGAACCCGAGATTCATGCTGCAAGTATCAAATTATGAAAAACAGGCGACAGGAAAGTTACTTGATAACATATATGCAACAAGGAAAATACTCAAAGAGCAGAATGTCCCTTATATCTTTACTCAGAATTTTGAATGGCAGGATTTTACGCCTTTTGATTTGCACAACACAGAAGAAAGCAGGCTCAAGGCCGTTTTTGACGCCTGCACACTCCGTAATTGCAATCGTTTATATCAGAGTATTTTATATCGGTGCCCACACCAGTATGCAGGTGTCGAGTTAGGAGTATTGGAGAAACATGCGGTCGAATGTGTTGATATTAATGCACACAATGAACGGGGCCTGGCAGATGCTATCGAAGCTTTTGAGAATGTCGGTTATATTGATGCCTGCCGTTATTGTTTAATGCCGTTTGACGCACCGTCTGTGCCTGCGGGAATGCAGTTACATAAAAATAACGGTTGA
- a CDS encoding methyltransferase domain-containing protein: MKHNYTPLRACPICNNKSGNILARLSYALFDDLNIPGTKTLICCDECGILYDDIAFTEKQLQDYYLRNEHYAASNIGGGGGISDDNNERYDRIIDALKPDTDDLILDYGCGQGGFIARCRYRELKAVGIEPSVKSCEVARKSGFPVYESMDVFIAQKPLQRIHAIVFSHVVEHLINPMHLIRLFAQYAKDALVYIEVPDADSYLSPEAVCWEEMHFEHLSHFRQLHLAELARRSGIEILQEDGIPFSKYLHDIRCRVLVGRLSGLLKKPDAIRTSNSYFMSPLPPLTGEDIPQDGHSLALWGVSQYAMLLLGSCPKLAGRVSRLFDNSPAKIGRSIDGITIEPSDKLSTLPNDFNLLIPKSKFLPEMRTQLHSTNFRGTVQII; encoded by the coding sequence ATGAAACATAACTATACGCCTCTGAGAGCCTGCCCAATCTGTAACAACAAATCAGGCAATATACTGGCCAGACTTAGCTATGCCCTGTTCGACGATCTGAATATTCCCGGCACAAAGACGCTGATATGTTGTGACGAATGCGGAATACTGTATGACGACATCGCTTTTACGGAAAAACAGTTACAGGATTACTACCTCCGGAATGAACATTATGCTGCCTCCAATATCGGAGGAGGCGGAGGCATCTCTGACGATAACAACGAACGCTACGATAGAATTATTGATGCACTGAAGCCGGATACCGATGATTTGATCCTTGATTATGGATGTGGACAGGGCGGATTTATTGCACGCTGTCGCTACCGCGAATTAAAGGCTGTTGGAATAGAACCCTCGGTAAAAAGTTGCGAGGTTGCCCGGAAATCAGGATTTCCGGTGTATGAATCCATGGATGTATTCATCGCCCAAAAACCACTCCAGAGAATTCATGCCATTGTATTTTCACATGTCGTGGAACATCTAATAAACCCTATGCATCTGATCCGTCTGTTCGCACAATATGCCAAGGATGCATTAGTCTATATTGAAGTCCCTGACGCTGATTCATATCTCTCACCGGAAGCTGTCTGTTGGGAAGAAATGCATTTCGAACATCTCTCGCATTTTCGCCAACTTCATCTCGCAGAGCTCGCCAGACGCTCCGGCATTGAAATACTACAAGAAGACGGAATACCCTTTTCAAAATATCTTCATGACATAAGGTGTCGTGTGCTTGTGGGGAGACTATCAGGGTTACTGAAGAAACCTGATGCCATTAGAACGTCAAACTCTTATTTCATGTCTCCACTTCCACCCCTGACCGGGGAAGACATACCTCAAGATGGTCATTCCCTGGCATTATGGGGCGTGTCACAATATGCCATGTTGTTACTCGGAAGTTGCCCCAAACTTGCAGGCCGGGTATCTCGTCTGTTCGACAATTCCCCTGCAAAGATTGGGCGTAGTATCGACGGAATCACCATAGAACCCTCTGATAAATTGAGTACCTTGCCTAACGACTTCAATCTGCTCATCCCGAAATCCAAATTCTTGCCGGAAATGCGCACTCAATTACATAGCACCAACTTCAGAGGAACAGTGCAGATTATTTAG